Proteins encoded in a region of the Ranitomeya imitator isolate aRanImi1 chromosome 9, aRanImi1.pri, whole genome shotgun sequence genome:
- the LOC138648581 gene encoding adhesive plaque matrix protein-like, whose product MPATEYTQASPPTTEYMQASPPPSVHKRHRHRAYTRETATEHTQGSPPPSIHKRHRHRAYTREPATEHTQGSPPPSIHKEARHRAYTRKPATEHTQGSPPPSIHKEAHHRAYTRKLATEHTQGSQPPSIHKEARHRAYTRKPATEHTQGSPPPSIHKEAHHRAYTREPTTEHTQGSQPPSIHKEAHHRAYTREPTTEHTQESPPPSIHKEAHHRAYTREPTTEHTQERPPPSIHKEAHHRAYTRDTATEHTQESPPPSIHKEAHHRAYTRKPATEHTQGSPPPSIHKEAHHRAYTRKPTTEHTQGSLPPSIHKEASHRAYTRKPATEHTQGSQPPSIHKEAHHRAYTRKPTTEHTQESPPPSIHKEASHRAYTRKPTTEHTQESPPPSIHKRAHHRAYTRKPATENTQESPPPSIHKPASHRAYTSQPPTEHTQESPPPSIHKEARHRAYTRKPATKHTQGSPPPSIHKEARHQAYTRKPATEHTQESPPPSIHKRASHRAYTRETATKHTQVSHPPSIHKEARH is encoded by the coding sequence ATGCCCGCCACCGAATATACACAAGCCAGCCCGCCAACCACCGAGTATATGCAAGCCAGCCCACCACCGAGCGTACACAAGAGACACCGCCACCGAGCATACACAAGAGAGACCGCCACCGAGCATACACAAGGAAGCCCACCACCGAGCATACACAAGAGACACCGCCACCGAGCATACACAAGAGAGCCCGCCACCGAGCATACACAAGGAAGCCCACCACCGAGCATACACAAGGAAGCCCGCCACCGAGCATACACAAGGAAGCCCGCCACCGAGCATACACAAGGAAGCCCACCACCGAGCATACACAAGGAAGCCCACCACCGAGCATACACAAGGAAGCTTGCCACCGAGCATACACAAGGAAGCCAGCCACCGAGCATACACAAGGAAGCCCGCCACCGAGCATACACAAGGAAGCCAGCCACCGAGCATACACAAGGAAGCCCACCACCGAGCATACACAAGGAAGCCCACCACCGAGCATACACAAGAGAGCCCACCACCGAGCATACACAAGGAAGCCAGCCACCGAGCATACACAAGGAAGCCCACCACCGAGCATACACAAGAGAGCCCACCACCGAGCATACACAAGAGAGCCCACCACCGAGCATACACAAGGAAGCCCACCACCGAGCATACACAAGAGAGCCCACCACCGAGCATACACAAGAGAGACCGCCACCGAGCATACACAAGGAAGCCCACCACCGAGCATACACAAGAGACACCGCCACCGAGCATACACAAGAGAGCCCGCCACCGAGCATACACAAGGAAGCCCACCACCGAGCATACACAAGGAAGCCCGCCACCGAGCATACACAAGGAAGCCCGCCACCGAGCATACACAAGGAAGCCCACCACCGAGCATACACAAGGAAGCCCACCACCGAGCATACACAAGGAAGCTTGCCACCGAGCATACACAAGGAAGCCAGCCACCGAGCATACACAAGGAAGCCCGCCACCGAGCATACACAAGGAAGCCAGCCACCGAGCATACACAAGGAAGCCCACCACCGAGCATACACAAGGAAGCCCACCACCGAGCATACACAAGAGAGCCCACCACCGAGCATACACAAGGAAGCCAGCCACCGAGCATACACAAGGAAGCCCACCACCGAGCATACACAAGAGAGCCCACCACCGAGCATACACAAGAGAGCCCACCACCGAGCATACACAAGGAAGCCCGCCACCGAGAATACACAAGAGAGTCCGCCACCAAGCATACACAAGCCAGCCAGCCACCGAGCATACACAAGTCAGCCACCCACCGAGCATACACAAGAGAGCCCGCCACCGAGCATACACAAGGAAGCCCGCCACCGAGCATACACAAGGAAGCCCGCCACCAAGCATACACAAGGAAGCCCGCCACCAAGCATACACAAGGAAGCCCGCCACCAAGCATACACAAGGAAGCCCGCCACTGAGCATACACAAGAGAGCCCACCACCGAGCATACACAAGAGAGCCAGCCACCGAGCATACACAAGAGAGACCGCTACCAAGCATACACAAGTCAGCCACCCACCGAGCATACACAAGGAAGCCCGCCACTGA